From a region of the Lepus europaeus isolate LE1 chromosome 17, mLepTim1.pri, whole genome shotgun sequence genome:
- the CUEDC2 gene encoding CUE domain-containing protein 2 codes for MELERIVSAALLAFVQTHLPEADLSGLDEVIFSYVLGVLEDLGPSGPSEENFDMEAFTEMMEAYVPGFAHIPRATVGDMMQKLSGQLSDARNKENLQPQSSGVQGQVPTQPEPLQRPEKLKEEARSSAAAVDTQKEAAGTEEELLPGVDVLLEVFPTCSVEQAQWVLAKARGDLEEAVQMLVEGKEGPRAWDGSNQDLPRRLRGPQKEELKSFILQKYMMVDSAEDQKTHRPMAPKEAPKKLIRYIDNQVVSTKGERFKDVRNPEAEEMKATYINLKPARKYRFH; via the exons ATGGAGCTGGAGAGGATCGTCAGTGCGGCCCTCCTTGCCTTTGTCCAGACGCACCTCCCAGAGGCCGACCTCAG cgGTTTGGATGAGGTCATCTTCTCCTATGTGCTCGGGGTCCTGGAGGACCTGGGCCCCTCGGGCCCATCAGAGGAGAACTTCGATATGGAGGCCTTCACTGAGATGATGGAAGCCTACGTGCCCGGCTTTGCCCACATCCCCAG GGCCACAGTGGGGGACATGATGCAGAAGCTCTCAGGACAGCTGAGTGATGCCAGGAACAAAG AGAACCTGCAACCACAAAGTTCTGGTGTCCAAGGTCAGGTGCCCACGCAGCCAGAGCCCCTGCAGCGGCCTGAAAAGCTCAAAGAAGAGGCCAGGTCTTCTGCGGCTGCTGTGGACACCCAAAAAGAG GCAGCCGGCACCGAGGAGGAGCTACTGCCAGGAGTGGACGTACTCCTGGAGGTGTTCCCGACCTGTTCAGTGGAGCAGGCACAGTGGGTGCTGGCCAAAGCTcggggtgacctggaagaagctgtgcAGATGCTGGTAGAAGGGAAAGAGGGGCCTCGAGCCTGGGATGGCTCCAACCAG GACCTGCCCAGGCGTCTCAGAGGCCCCCAAAAGGAGGAGTTGAAGTCCTTCATCCTGCAGAA GTACATGATGGTGGATAGCGCAGAAGATCAGAAGACTCACCGGCCCATGGCTCCCAAGGAG GCTCCCAAGAAGCTGATTCGATACATTGACAACCAGGtagtgagcaccaaaggggagCGATTCAAAGACGTGCGGAACCCTGAGGCTGAGGAGATGAAGGCCACGTACATCAACCTCAAGCCAGCCAGAAAGTACCGCTTCCACTGA
- the FBXL15 gene encoding F-box/LRR-repeat protein 15: MERSGGEREPGAVRLLDLPWEDVLLPHVLNRVPLCQLLRLQRVSRAFRALVQLHLAGLRRFDAAQVGPQIPRAALARLLRDAGGLQELALAPCHEWLSDEDLVPVLARNPQLRSVALASCGQLSRRALGALAEGCPRLQRLSLAHCDWVDGLALRGLADRCPALEELDLTACRQLKDEAIVYLAQRRGAGLRSLSLAVNANVGDAAVQELARNCPQLEHLDLTGCLRVGSDSVRTLAEYCPALRSLRVRHCHHVAESSLSRLRKRGVDIDVEPPLHQALVLLQDMAGFAPFVNLQV; this comes from the exons ATGGAGCGTTCCGGAGGGGAGCGAGAGCCCGGAGCCGTCAG GCTCCTGGACCTGCCCTGGGAAGATGTGTTGCTTCCCCACGTCCTGAACCGCGTCCCGCTGTGCCAGCTGCTCCGGCTGCAGCGCGTTAGCCGAGCCTTCCGGGCGCTAGTGCAGCTGCACCTGGCGGGGCTGCGCCGCTTCGACGCGGCTCAG GTGGGTCCGCAGATCCCGCGGGCCGCACTGGCCCGGCTGCTGCGGGACGCCGGAGGGCTGCAGGAGCTGGCGCTGGCGCCGTGTCACGAATGGCTGTCGGACGAGGACCTGGTGCCGGTGCTGGCGCGGAATCCGCAGCTGCGGAGTGTGGCGCTGGCCAGCTGCGGACAGCTGAGTCGCCGCGCGCTGGGGGCGCTGGCCGAGGGCTGCCCTCGCCTGCAGCGACTGTCGCTCGCGCACTGCGACTGGGTGGACGGGCTAGCGCTGCGTGGCCTCGCCGACCGCTGCCCGGCCCTGGAGGAGTTGGACCTCACCGCCTGCCGTCAGCTCAAGGACGAAGCCATAGTGTACCTGGCGCAgaggcgcggcgccggcctgcgCAGCCTCTCTCTGGCGGTAAACGCCAACGTAGGGGACGCCGCGGTCCAGGAGTTGGCTCGGAACTGCCCACAACTCGAGCACCTCGACCTCACTGGCTGCCTCCGCGTGGGAAGCGACAGCGTCAG gaccctggcaGAATACTGCCCGGCGCTGCGCTCGCTGCGGGTGCGGCACTGCCACCACGTGGCCGAGTCCAGCCTGAGCCGCTTGCGGAAGCGCGGCGTGGACATCGACGTGGAGCCGCCGCTGCACCAGGCCCTGGTGCTGCTGCAGGACATGGCGGGCTTCGCACCCTTTGTCAACCTGCAGGTCTGA